The Caenorhabditis elegans chromosome I genome includes the window TTGATTGCCAGTGGAACGCCATAATGAACCACCGGCgtatttactgaaaaaaacagaCATAATTCCGAGAAATGGGGAATATGGGAAACAAAAAGTCTAAGAAACAGGAGAGGGGATTATAAATGTCGTTTTCGACCAACTTGTCGCTTTTTTATTACAGTTGAAGAGTAAAAGAGAGAGAGTAATCCGGTAATTTCGTTTATAATAGAAGGTAGTGAATTCATCGAGCGAAATGAAAAGATTGATGAGTAGGAATTATGAACTAGAGGAGATGAATGAAAGTTTCTCgatgaaaaccaaaattttaagaacgGATTTAagacaatttaaaattgaaaaatattaaaatttagagtgaagtaaacaattttaaataaaagtcaAACGGGTAGAGAATTTGAGAAGCGACAGACCAATTGAGGTGAGACGATTGACTTTTTGGAACGAAAGGAGGATGAACAGAAGGAGGTGACCACTTTCCAATTGTGCCTGTCTTCATTTACATCCTTGCCACCTTGGAGTGTGACCTTCAGAAATCGCGGAGACATAGATGGACACCGTTAAGTTTCGTTTGAACATAAAAGCTGTGGATAGAGtgttgaataatttaaaattattctaacAGAATTCAAaggtgtttttgaaaacagtttcTGTCTAATGAAAcgcattctagaatttttactATTAGTATAAAGTCTAAAACAAAAGATGCATGAAGAACGAGAGACGTAGGCAGTCAACACAACACGATGACTCATAAGCAAGAGgaacatattttcaatttcacgaTGACCACATCTCTGATCTGTTTGATTTTAGATGTGTCAGAAATGTGTAGGAAACATGGAAGGAGTGTTTAATATATTTAgtgagtttcagaaaaaattggaagaggCTTGAAGATACATAttagaatatttatttatgaattttgatttgagCAAAACATTAGACggatgaaaaatagaaaaaaatctttgaataaGTTATGAAATCCTGACAAACAGCTGCAAAAGACAACTAAttcaaatgaaacaaaattaaaattaattttaagagGACTTTCAAACTTGCGGAGAAGTTTATCTTAtggaaaagttatttttaggAAATCTTTTACATTAAGCTATTAATCTAAATTTGGTTTATAtaaattcatatttaaaaacaaatataaaCTTTCGTCATAATAAAATATGTTATTAATAagcattcaacaaaaaactccgCCTATAAATTCAGAAACCGTGCCCACGGAAGATAAATCGCAATGTGCAAGTGCGCCCTAACGAAAACAGCgcgaaacttaaaaattgaaagccaattttctacaaaactcactaatttcaattttatcaaaattttgatcaaaactaGGCAAAGTGAGTCATTATCAAAGTTTTGTTTCATtatcagagaaaaatgaaaaaaataaaatgtcgAATTTCACTCGAAAAGACCAAAAGCCATGACTTTTTGCATTCATCAGTGAAAACGTCTCGGGAGTGCCAAACGGCACAAGGAGATGAGAAACATGAGTATATGAcgaacaaaaatggaaaaaagtgatgaaatatacaacaaataaaaaggagagaaagaaaagaaaaagtgaatagtAAGAGAGTGTTTGGATCGAGGAGGTTGCAGTGATGTAGATGGTGATTCATCGTTGAAGAAACGGACGAGTATGTGTTCtagtatttttaaattgaaacaaattggtgataacttttttttttaaagttaggtATAAAATTAGATATCAAATATCATAAACAACTCTTTTTCAGAAGGGTGTTTTCGAACAGAagaaaatttctatttaattCGGTGTAGTACtagaacttgaaaaataattctacCAATTTTTAGTTGGAATATTTTCAACTACTGAGTTCCTAATTTGATGAGCTCCGACTCATAAATTATTCTAAttattccggaaattttaaaacaaaaaagcgaCGAACTGTCCGGTTCTGACATGtccttctcttttctttttttgctttccGTATTTTATTGACACAACGGAAAAGGCGAAATATACAGAAAAATGAGgagaaaaatgagaggaaGAGTCAGGTAAATAATGATGATGGTTTGTAGTGAAGCAGTGAAGGAGACATAGGAAAACAGGgaatggaagaagaagaagaggattAGAGGTAATAAGAATGTGTGGACCTACATCATTGTTAATTGAAGGTGTAGAAGCATTAAATGTTGTATTGCTCCAGATGACTCAAAATGGCCTTAGAGCAACGAATTTCGTAAGTTAcataaaagtcaaaatttcaaatggtggttcaaaattttcaaacacaaaAGCTACCAAACTTTTGTACCTACATTTCGACTTAATACAGATTATgcgttttcgaaattttcattcaaagttttggcaaactgcaaattatcaaaaaactttaccatgttttttttctgaaaatttggcacttcatgtgaaactgaaaaaaagttcaaaaatattttaacttcagaaattttttaaaatttttttattttttaggaaatgtTTTAATTGGTACACCCATCCGCTTTttagtgtttaaaaaatgcatattgTTACAGAAGAAGCACATAGTTAAACACTTTCATGTAAAAAGTTTTCCGAGTTGAAAACGCCAAGCAATATTACAAAAATAGACACGATTTGTGACGAGTCAagtcaaattccaaaaattattaataaaatcACAATTGCTTGAATATGAATTAGAAACCCATTTCTATGTATTCACGACTGTTCCAGTAGATGTTCCCGCATGAGAAATTGAATAATGATGTTCCAAGTGTTGTGGTTGAACAAACTCAGCCAGGCATGTGTTACATCGGAAACGTGTTCGATGCACACTGGTGACGTGGATTGTGAGATCCTTGACACGTGGAAATGAGCATGGACAGATCACACAACCAAATGGACGAGCTGGATTGAATGGAGTAGGTGATGAATCACCTGTTTCTGTGccacctgaaaattggaagtttgGCAGAGAGCCAtataaatttaacaaaataatggttgattcaggaaaaaattaataccgtTAGTTTCGTCGAGCATACTACTATTCGGACTTGGCTCTCTCGATTCTTTTTGTGAACTTGGCATATCTAGAGCACTAGCTGACGTGCTCTCTTCTCCAGTTCCAATGGCTTCCTgtgattcttgatttttctgacGAATGTgattgtcaactgaaaaaaagtattgcaACGGTTTACTCAATATTTGGCTTAACAagcttttcagtttttcctgacatttatttttatttttatctatGACATTCTTTCCTAGAgtttgcttcaattttttaaaataatttacaaCAGTCGATTGATAGTTAGCTATGTCAAATACTTTTATATGCCAAtacttttcttgaaaatttagacTCACTATCAATCAGGAAATTTTGTAGAGTATCCCctgaattgaacattttcaaatcggGCTCATGCTCCTCATTTGGGGTGACAGATGAGTTGATAGTTGGAGTCGGAGATATTCGATGTCGTTTCCCCAATACCcgattgactgaaaattgcatttaagTGGATTAgattaataatatttattccatatatcaaattttcctgttttcttttgacattttcaaatgattttcttACTTCTTTTGTCAGTTCTGGTAAAATTTTTAGGATGTGTTCGCATTTgcagtttaaaatttgaattttgaaatttccaacaaaaattgtaagcTCACAATTTGGTGAAAAGCTGAGCAATTCGCCGAATTTGCCCAATAATATCGTAATAACATTCTATCCTCATAAAAATTGCTCATCATTTCGTTGTTCTAGCCATATTTATCAAATGAAccatttgttatttttttatacAGGGTTATGGATTGAAAGTGCGGTGTAAAAGGTTAGGCGGTTGGAGCTGCGCCAGGTAGtccaatcaaaaataatttaatagaCCAAGAAAGACGTTTTCTTCAAGATTTTGAAAGTGAGTGATACTTTAAATTGTGTAGTTCTTACCATCATTCGTTGGTAAATCCAATTGACTTAAAAAGTTAACAAGTATCTGATTACTAGAAAATTCTTTCATCATCATAAAATCATCATCGTCCCTCAGATTTATCTCATTATTTGTATCAATTGACAAAGTTTCTTGTTTCGTAATCAAATTATATTCTTTTCCATTCGAAATTGCTCCCATTTGATAAAGAACGTTCGGATGTTTGCAACGAAGATGTCGGATGAAACCACTTGAACCGTTATcgattttatagattttctcACAATATCGACAACGAATCATATTTTTGTGATCAGTTGGAAGGGAGTATAGGTTGATATGAGACATTTCTGAAGGTTGAAaaggaaatttaaatgaataaaaagttCCGAGATGGAGCAAGTAGAGCGcataaaattcaatgaaatcaaaagccaaaaaaagcaatcaataaaaaaaaagagtaaataGTCGCAGTTAAATTTGCGTTTTTGTGAACCGGTACAAAGATGAGCACTTGTAAACTAGCAATGAATTAGGAACATGCATTTCACCTTCTTTCaacttaaaatataaaaaattatgtaaaaatgTCTTAAATATTTTACTAAGGAAAGGAAGTCAATCTAGTATCGGACTTTAAATTGAGAcgtatgtcatttgaaagcttatgtttagactagatcaccacaaaaatttcagcggcggaactcaactctgaacccctgaaatcgccatctgaaaatttttctctgcgcCCTCCTAGTTTTCAATACTATTTCGTACTTATTCATTTTActtatacaaaaaatgattttcaatctTTATAAAATGATtacaaacattgaaaacaataaaatacaaCGGTTGATGGCCGAATGTAAACGCTTGGAATAATGAAATAAAGGTCTCGTGTTCGATTCTTTCAgtgagaataattttttttcttcaatttttaaaaactgcaatCGGGCcctttgtaaaaaattgtaaaattttgtaacaaTGCTCAATTCGAAGAAATATGTAGCTTTTTGCATGCCCggatacaaaaaaatagttttggaattttttcaaaaaaaaattttttgaccaaaaattttgtgtccaatggatcgaaaaaatttcagatttttttcaaaaaaataaaaaattccaaaaagctcCCACATTGTTTGTTAGACCctaaaaacccccaaaaacaatttctaatcTCTCAGAACCCCTTTTAAGGCCATTTACTTGACATAGAAGCCAGCGAAAAAATGCACTAGAGCACTTTCAGATGGCGATTTCAGGGGTTCAGAGTTGAGTTccgccgctgaaatttttgtggtgatctagtctaaacataagctttcaaatgacatacgTCTCAATTTAAAGTCCGATACTAGATtgacttcctttccttgtAAGATGTATCTGGTCAATTCTCTTATTTTCTAGCCTtacttatttgaaagttaGGATAAAAATGTACTAGCAGATCactcaaaaactacaaaacccAGTGAATAACCTAGactataaaaaaatcaaatgggATGTGGATAGTTCTCTCCTCTTTTTTCTGCGTATCACCTATCCAATCCATTGAAATATGAGCACAAAGCCATCGGTATGGTAATGGTGGGAATCGTATCAAGTAAAAATGGAtagaaaaaggggaaaaagaaaaggagaGCACACAATAGGATGATTTGAATGGATGGGGATGGATAGATGGATGGGGTGGAGGTGAATGATCAATCGTGTGATATATTTTGAATAGATTGCTGATAGGAgaatgaagatgatgatggagGAGGATACTGTAGGGATATGAGTAAAGATCATGGACCAAGAACATCTATTTCAAACAGCTTTTTAAGTCGTCGAAACTTTCAGTTAAACATTGTTATTCTAGCAAGCAGTATTCTAAatccgtatttcctctattagtcttgcatgcaagactaatagaggaaatatggTAGTagttttgttttcgaaaacaCGTACTCAAAGGCGCACAGATCTGTTAGGATAGTTCCCGCAATGTATGGtagagctttaaaaaaaatctctgcGGCGGCTATTTTCccattatttcaaaagttcttgatcgatttatattaaaaccaacttccttgatttttcaaagctttgttttcattttaatttctgtGTAGGCCACAAGTAAACGAAAAGGCAACCGCCACTATGATAAAAAAAGGTGCTCTTTTTTGACGAtctctattaaaaaataattctcatTGTCATATAAGAGATTTATAAATCTCAATGTCCCCTACAAGAAAACCCAGATTAATTTAAATCAAGTTACCTGATTTCTTATCTACCAAGTGTAAAGTAATGGAACCTAGAGATGAAGGGACAAAGTAATCTCCCTATCAACGGAAAATGTCTCTTCGAATGAAATTGATACCATTTGACACAAGAGAAAGGCGGCGTCACGGATTGAGACTTTTTTTGGATTCAAGCGAACACAAAAgtgaaagtgaaaaagaaTGGATAGGATTGTGATGATAAGTACAAAAAAAGAACTGTTGATAATGGATTGTGTAATCATTGATAAGTTGTCGTAGGTACTGTAGCAAGAATTTTAATCAGTTCATCAGGCTTTGAGGATctagatcaaaaataacagTTAAGGAGTCGTTGAAAAGTGTTAaccaaatatttaaatttaagtttgTACTAATTTAGACATAGAAACGTTAATTGAAACAAAGATCAAGCAACTAGCCACTAGAGCTCACTAATTGCTATGTAGATCAAGCGATTTCCTCCTAAATAAGAAACTGGAACAGTTAGGAATTTTAACTCTCAGGAATCTAAACGATTTGccataaaatattcaaaaaaactacaaaaatcaaaatctatgaaaaacaaaaagaaaaagatggaAAGTGCTGATGAAAAAGCGTGGTCCAAGGGAAAAGAAACGACAAGAGAGACGGGGGGATCGGATTactttgttttaaattgatgGAAGATTAAAACAGATAggatcaaaattttggataagTGATACAATTATTCGATAGTTCATTGAGCGTATGGAATATGCATTCatgtatttttgaatcattataCTTAGGATACTCAgcatatttagaaaattagtttttttttacatatgaacatgctttcaaattaaataaattaaaatacataaaaaatcttattaaatttccaaaaatctatcATCTTCGgtaattctgttttttttttcaaaaattgatgaaaacttgaaaactactGTAGAAAACGCCTGTATCCAAtgaattaatattttgaattaataaataataaaaaaaataaataatgaaacaataataatataaaattagtaaaatGATGAATTTATTAGGAAAAATCAATGTCTTTTGGTCAGAATTCTGAGTAGGCACAATGAGCTCTGACAGGTGAAAATCCAAAAGAGCCCGTCGTCGCTAGGGAGCAGAATCTCCGCGGATCATTAAAGCCCGTCTCGAGTGGAAGATTTGTAGACGGACGATGAGAAGAATTGAAGTGTCTGAGATGCTCAATCTCCAGTTCTAAAATAGAGGAAGCTCTGGAGAGGATATAGATGGATGGATGGGGCCCGCCTGTGACGTGGCAACCGGATACACTTGTATGTGTCGTTGGTGTCCCTTGGGGATGTCTTTCTGTGCTCCTGgctcttcttttcttcttttctgcaAAAAGAGAGAGTCCGAAGAGAGTCCAGGGTCCTTAAAAGGGAGAAAGAAGAGGCAAATCTGTGCACATAGCAGGAGATCCAATGTCTTTTTAGAGACTGACACATGAATGTGAACACTTTTCTAAATGTGATGGGAAGGGAAGggaagagaaaaataaaatgaggtACTTTAGTTGAAGAGCATATGAGATTtcaaggattactgtagttttggatcTGAATTCTAGAAACTTTGAACATATATTTTGGAGTtgtgttttgaataaaacaaacaACTAACAAATATCGCCTCCCATTTTTCGGGATGTCTCCAAAATTGGtattttaggcaaaaaattgaaatttgcccAGCCCAAAATGACTAGCCACGCCacccacttttgaaccaataaACGACATAGAACTTTCCACAATCCTTATGATTGGTTAAAGCGGATGATGCTATTCGCTGATTGGGCGTtcagttctcattttggagcgAATTCAAATTGGAAACTAAAGAAAGGTGCTTTTCTTCTTCCACAAATTTTAACATAtatcttttttcgaatttctgtAGTTCAGACTATTTTTGGTATTATAAAGCAAAACCCCAATTCACActacttcaattttaaatttattacgAGTCTATATTATAACGTATGACGTCATAAGAATGCCAATCAATAATGgacattttttcctttttcaaaaaaaaagaagtctGATTCTAAAAGTGACGTCACTGTTCCGATAAGCCTAGtaatataaattcaatttctaattaCATATAGCGAGTTTTTCTGTGTCTTTATGAATATTTCCTTATCctgtaaattgaaaactacGAAAATGTTCCCGGCAGTACAATAGTTTGCAGAATACTCGCAATTTACTATCATCTAGAGGGTTTCCCTCTCAACCATGAGCTGAGCCATTAAGATCCAAAGTGTTGTAAACCTATTCTTCTCCCCCTATCACTTTTTCCAACATCccccactctctctctctctctctctctttcacAAAACTTCCCCCTTGCACCATCAATCATTTTCCTAGATCCTAGAATATCAAGAATAAGATGCCAGTGTTTCTGATTTGCATATGTAAGAAGTTTCACACGGCTTGGTACTGTAGCAGCcgaaaaagtttgaagaatttttCGTATAAGAAAACACTTCCAGACAAAATTGTAAGTAATGCAATTATGGCAAAGGTGGAACTGTATTTATAAACATTGTAGATTCATATTCAAGCTGTTACCGGGttccagaaaaatgtcgaatcatcgatttttttaaattatgacaattattaaaatttttccgatcttcaacatttttggcgTTACATGAATTCAGTACTGACACAACGTTGTAAATTTACATATTTAGGCATGGGTATATTTACCCGTACAAGCACCAATTGGGTAGAATACCAATAAAAGGAAAGttgttgaaattaattaatattattatcgccaaattttcaaaattgtgtttcTAATTTCATATTCCCTTCTTGATTCttttaactgaattttcacataTATTCCAAATCACTCacattttccagtttcatTAGCTCTTCGAACTTCCGCAAGACTCGCATCGATGTCTTTGATAAAATCACGAACTGGATAATCCTTATGATGATTTTTGATATGTACTCTTGCATTATCCCGTCGGgaatgaattttcagacaatacGGACAGAcacatgctgaaaatttacaaatgttttttaagCGCTTTACTGAACAAAATTGAAGCTGATT containing:
- the ztf-26 gene encoding C2H2-type domain-containing protein (Confirmed by transcript evidence); the encoded protein is MSSDGFPHIDDDGIGPLTPEFIARISSGFGRPYLRNTPGEEIQKDSKKIFKRSREDFISRSRSEIINWVLSSEDLARACVCPYCLKIHSRRDNARVHIKNHHKDYPVRDFIKDIDASLAEVRRANETGKFNRVLGKRHRISPTPTINSSVTPNEEHEPDLKMFNSGDTLQNFLIDIDNHIRQKNQESQEAIGTGEESTSASALDMPSSQKESREPSPNSSMLDETNGGTETGDSSPTPFNPARPFGCVICPCSFPRVKDLTIHVTSVHRTRFRCNTCLAEFVQPQHLEHHYSISHAGTSTGTVVNT
- the ztf-26 gene encoding C2H2-type domain-containing protein (Confirmed by transcript evidence) codes for the protein MFNSGDTLQNFLIDIDNHIRQKNQESQEAIGTGEESTSASALDMPSSQKESREPSPNSSMLDETNGGTETGDSSPTPFNPARPFGCVICPCSFPRVKDLTIHVTSVHRTRFRCNTCLAEFVQPQHLEHHYSISHAGTSTGTVVNT
- the ztf-26 gene encoding C2H2-type domain-containing protein (Confirmed by transcript evidence); the protein is MSHINLYSLPTDHKNMIRCRYCEKIYKIDNGSSGFIRHLRCKHPNVLYQMGAISNGKEYNLITKQETLSIDTNNEINLRDDDDFMMMKEFSSNQILVNFLSQLDLPTNDVNRVLGKRHRISPTPTINSSVTPNEEHEPDLKMFNSGDTLQNFLIDIDNHIRQKNQESQEAIGTGEESTSASALDMPSSQKESREPSPNSSMLDETNGGTETGDSSPTPFNPARPFGCVICPCSFPRVKDLTIHVTSVHRTRFRCNTCLAEFVQPQHLEHHYSISHAGTSTGTVVNT